In Pseudobacter ginsenosidimutans, the following are encoded in one genomic region:
- a CDS encoding rhodanese-like domain-containing protein, protein MQIITAEELKARLDAGEKVNLVDVREPNEHAEFNIGGQLLPLGQIRNFETDAIDNLKDAEVIVYCRSGNRSGQAAMLLETLGFTNVNNLAGGMMRWQELYS, encoded by the coding sequence ATGCAAATCATCACTGCAGAAGAATTAAAGGCACGTCTCGATGCTGGTGAAAAAGTGAATCTCGTTGACGTACGCGAACCCAATGAGCATGCTGAATTCAATATCGGCGGTCAGCTGTTGCCGTTAGGACAGATCAGGAATTTTGAAACCGATGCCATCGACAACCTGAAAGATGCCGAAGTGATCGTGTATTGCCGCAGTGGCAACAGGAGCGGACAAGCCGCAATGCTGCTGGAAACACTGGGCTTTACCAATGTGAACAATCTCGCCGGAGGCATGATGCGCTGGCAGGAACTGTACAGCTAA
- a CDS encoding PASTA domain-containing protein — translation MFKFITSKPLWANILFAIGLIVVALFIFLVSLNWITKHGDTLVIPAVTGKTYDEAKKILEDKGFDVAIQDSVYNDTAAALSVLRQFPDADEFVKENRTVYLTINRAVPPNIEMPNLEGLSLRSAEIALKQYHLKLGDTTFKPDFAKNSVLEQHYNGQRIKAGTKLPQGSSISLVLGSGLGTDEFAVPDLFGMTYSEARVLLESIGLTPGMPVLDPAVRDTGNAYIYRQIPERIGPDRQINRIRQGQVIDLWLGTTKPERPAADSSATQGGPTEERNY, via the coding sequence TTGTTCAAATTCATAACCAGCAAACCCCTCTGGGCAAATATCCTGTTTGCGATCGGACTGATAGTGGTGGCTTTGTTCATCTTCCTAGTGTCCCTCAACTGGATAACAAAGCACGGCGATACGCTGGTGATCCCCGCGGTTACCGGAAAAACCTATGATGAAGCGAAGAAGATCCTTGAAGACAAAGGCTTTGATGTAGCAATACAGGACTCTGTATACAACGATACTGCCGCTGCACTCTCCGTGCTTCGCCAGTTTCCCGATGCCGATGAGTTTGTGAAGGAGAACCGGACCGTATACCTTACCATCAACAGGGCCGTGCCTCCCAATATCGAAATGCCGAACCTGGAAGGGCTCAGTCTTCGCAGCGCGGAAATTGCGCTGAAGCAATACCATCTTAAACTGGGCGATACCACCTTCAAACCTGATTTTGCCAAGAACTCCGTTCTGGAGCAACATTATAACGGACAACGGATCAAAGCCGGCACCAAACTGCCACAGGGCAGCAGCATCTCACTGGTGCTGGGAAGCGGACTGGGTACGGATGAATTTGCAGTGCCTGATCTCTTCGGCATGACTTACTCCGAAGCCAGGGTATTGCTGGAATCCATTGGCCTCACGCCCGGAATGCCAGTGCTGGACCCCGCAGTACGGGATACAGGGAATGCGTATATTTACCGCCAGATCCCCGAACGCATCGGGCCAGACAGACAGATCAACCGGATACGCCAGGGCCAGGTAATTGACCTCTGGCTCGGTACTACCAAACCTGAACGACCTGCAGCAGATTCCAGCGCAACGCAGGGAGGTCCTACAGAGGAGCGCAATTACTAA
- a CDS encoding TonB-dependent receptor yields the protein MNLPDFTSSVNNIQVQRGVGTSSNGGTAFGATINLSTNEVNTQAYGELNNSAGSFNTWKHTVKAGTGLINNHWTVDARLSKVSSDGYVERASSDLRAFYISGAYIAEKTSVRLNVFSGKEKTYQSWYGVSDEDLKTNRRINYAGMEKPGAPYDNQTDNFQQDHYQLFINHQFNPRLTVNTAVFLTKGAGYYEEYKAEQAFKEYKMPDFVSGGETFETTDLIRQLHLKNDFYGQIFSVQYKTEKDQLTVGGGWNRFDNHHFGQVMWAGMGIPYKHRWYDLTAYKTDVNGYAKYSRKLSTAFEAFADIQYRRVLYQMNGYRKTPDAVVRETYNFVNPKAGITYTKDDYFSYLSYSMGSKEPNRNDFEANLGQDLKPEKLHDLELGFEKRNNKLSYGATLYYMLYKDQLVLTGNINDVGEYLRANVPDSYRMGIELQARNRFTQWLQASANLTLSNNKIRNYGDEKKTTDIAFSPNVVGGAVITFLPLKDLEISLPAKYVGRQYLTNNSRKENSLEEFYVQDAKVAYTLRKLLFKETTIAFQVNNVFDRMYTPNGYTYSMDDGAGGLAVVNNYFPMAGTNFLVALQIKL from the coding sequence GTGAACCTCCCGGACTTCACTTCGTCCGTGAACAATATCCAGGTACAGCGAGGCGTGGGAACGTCCAGCAATGGAGGCACCGCATTCGGCGCCACCATCAACCTCAGCACCAATGAAGTGAATACGCAGGCTTACGGAGAACTGAACAACAGCGCCGGCTCTTTCAATACCTGGAAGCATACGGTAAAAGCCGGAACCGGACTGATCAACAATCACTGGACTGTAGATGCGCGTCTCTCCAAAGTAAGCAGTGATGGTTACGTAGAACGCGCCAGCAGCGATTTGCGTGCATTCTATATTTCCGGCGCCTATATCGCAGAGAAAACATCCGTAAGGCTCAATGTATTTTCAGGAAAAGAAAAAACCTACCAGAGCTGGTACGGTGTTTCAGATGAAGACCTGAAAACGAACCGCCGCATCAATTATGCAGGCATGGAAAAACCCGGAGCACCTTATGATAACCAGACCGACAATTTCCAGCAGGACCATTATCAGCTCTTCATCAATCACCAGTTCAATCCCAGGCTCACCGTTAATACCGCTGTGTTCCTCACAAAAGGCGCCGGTTATTATGAAGAATACAAAGCAGAACAAGCATTCAAGGAATACAAAATGCCGGACTTTGTTTCGGGAGGCGAAACCTTCGAAACCACCGATCTCATCCGCCAGCTGCACCTGAAGAATGATTTCTACGGCCAGATCTTCTCCGTTCAATACAAAACCGAAAAAGACCAGCTCACTGTTGGCGGCGGCTGGAACCGCTTCGACAACCATCATTTCGGACAAGTGATGTGGGCCGGAATGGGCATTCCCTACAAACACCGCTGGTATGATCTCACTGCATACAAAACTGACGTGAATGGTTATGCGAAATATTCACGCAAACTCAGCACAGCTTTCGAAGCCTTCGCCGATATCCAGTACCGCCGCGTATTGTACCAGATGAACGGTTATCGCAAAACTCCTGATGCCGTTGTGCGTGAGACTTACAATTTCGTTAATCCCAAGGCAGGCATCACCTATACAAAAGATGATTACTTCTCTTACCTCAGCTACTCCATGGGCAGCAAAGAACCCAATCGCAATGATTTTGAAGCGAACCTGGGACAGGACCTCAAACCTGAAAAGCTCCATGATCTCGAACTGGGATTTGAAAAGAGGAACAATAAACTCTCCTACGGCGCTACTTTGTATTATATGCTGTACAAGGACCAGCTGGTGCTCACCGGCAATATCAATGATGTAGGCGAGTACCTTCGCGCCAATGTGCCGGACAGCTATCGCATGGGCATCGAGCTGCAGGCAAGGAACCGCTTCACCCAATGGTTACAGGCCAGCGCCAATCTTACGCTTAGCAATAATAAGATCAGGAATTATGGCGATGAGAAGAAGACCACAGATATCGCCTTCTCTCCGAATGTAGTTGGTGGAGCCGTGATCACCTTCCTTCCGTTGAAAGACCTGGAGATCAGTCTGCCCGCCAAATATGTAGGCCGTCAGTATCTCACCAACAACTCCCGCAAGGAAAACAGCCTGGAAGAATTCTATGTGCAGGATGCGAAAGTGGCTTACACCCTGCGAAAGCTGTTGTTCAAAGAAACAACGATAGCATTCCAGGTGAACAACGTGTTTGACAGGATGTATACCCCCAATGGTTATACGTACAGTATGGATGATGGAGCAGGAGGATTAGCAGTAGTGAATAACTACTTCCCTATGGCAGGAACCAATTTCCTGGTAGCACTGCAGATCAAATTGTAG
- a CDS encoding D-alanine--D-alanine ligase — MKPAIAFVTGGYSSESVISYKSAVTIENNLDTEKYDVYRIDLTPDGWFHQTKAGEKINVDKSDFSLQIAGKKILFDAALIGIHGTPGEDGRLQGYLDLLNIPYNTCDTASSAITFNKRYSVAVAGFAGVNVARSVHIFKSHPLSAEEVLQQLSLPVFVKPNNGGSSIGMSKVNKAEELAGALLKAFAEDDQVLVEEFIQGREFTVGVIRTTKELLVLPITEVRSKNEFFDFEAKYQGLNEETTPAQISDVMADKVRSTARKIYDALNCRGVVRMDFIYNEAKDAPFFLEVNTIPGQSEASIVPQQVRAMGWTLKGLYTEMIEDALSRKKSS, encoded by the coding sequence ATGAAACCTGCTATTGCCTTCGTTACAGGCGGTTATTCTTCGGAATCCGTTATCTCCTACAAAAGCGCCGTTACTATCGAAAACAACCTGGATACAGAAAAATATGATGTATACAGGATCGATCTGACCCCCGATGGTTGGTTTCACCAAACCAAGGCTGGTGAGAAAATAAATGTAGACAAGAGTGATTTCTCCCTTCAGATCGCCGGAAAGAAGATCCTTTTCGATGCCGCCCTGATCGGTATCCACGGCACTCCGGGAGAGGACGGCAGGCTGCAGGGGTATTTAGATCTGTTGAATATTCCTTACAATACCTGTGATACAGCCAGTTCTGCTATCACTTTCAATAAGCGTTACAGCGTGGCCGTAGCCGGATTTGCCGGAGTGAATGTGGCCCGTTCGGTACATATTTTCAAATCACATCCGCTCAGTGCTGAAGAGGTGCTGCAGCAATTGTCGCTTCCCGTGTTTGTAAAGCCCAATAATGGCGGATCCAGCATCGGAATGAGTAAAGTGAACAAAGCTGAAGAACTGGCAGGGGCTTTGCTTAAAGCATTCGCGGAAGACGACCAGGTGCTGGTGGAAGAGTTCATCCAGGGCCGTGAATTCACAGTAGGTGTGATCAGGACCACCAAAGAGCTGCTGGTTTTGCCGATTACTGAAGTTCGGAGCAAGAACGAATTCTTCGATTTTGAAGCCAAATACCAGGGCCTCAATGAAGAAACAACACCGGCGCAGATCAGCGATGTCATGGCCGATAAAGTACGTTCCACTGCCCGTAAGATCTATGACGCGCTGAATTGCCGCGGTGTGGTGAGAATGGATTTCATTTACAACGAAGCAAAGGATGCTCCTTTCTTCCTGGAAGTGAATACCATTCCCGGTCAAAGCGAAGCCAGCATTGTACCACAGCAGGTGCGCGCCATGGGATGGACTTTGAAAGGATTGTATACAGAAATGATCGAAGACGCATTGAGCCGTAAAAAAAGCTCATAA